One window from the genome of Bacillus weihaiensis encodes:
- a CDS encoding serine/threonine protein kinase, producing the protein MRGLCKKIVQITERPLKDGTIINGRFTICRWLGKGSFGFTYIVKEHSSENLYVLKQLRKYKMMVPRSDHHSLQREGNILKELDHEAFPTIIDEFTYNNKHFLVMELIHGKTYEEIIFADEIKFSEIDSFKELLKILFHIKYLHDKEYVHRDLRIPNIIKRENHVFIIDFGLARKISEYDEDLDKASEDKKLFREVSFKSDFYALGHFLLFLLYSSYEPTSNKKRTWEEELNISVDGARIIRKLLQIEPPYEYIDEVIRSVETYIKANEVL; encoded by the coding sequence ATGAGAGGATTATGTAAAAAAATTGTCCAAATAACAGAACGCCCATTGAAGGATGGCACCATTATTAATGGGCGTTTTACCATATGTAGATGGTTAGGAAAAGGAAGTTTTGGCTTTACATATATAGTGAAAGAGCACAGCTCGGAGAACTTGTATGTATTGAAACAATTACGAAAATATAAGATGATGGTCCCGCGGTCTGATCATCACTCATTACAACGTGAAGGGAACATTTTGAAGGAGCTTGATCATGAAGCCTTTCCTACTATAATTGATGAGTTTACCTATAACAATAAACACTTCTTAGTAATGGAGTTAATTCATGGGAAAACCTATGAAGAGATCATTTTTGCTGATGAGATAAAATTTTCTGAAATTGATTCATTTAAAGAGCTACTGAAAATACTTTTTCACATTAAATACCTTCATGATAAGGAATATGTTCACAGAGACTTAAGAATACCAAATATTATAAAAAGAGAAAATCATGTATTTATTATTGATTTTGGTCTTGCAAGAAAAATTAGTGAGTATGACGAGGATTTAGATAAAGCATCTGAGGACAAGAAACTATTTAGAGAAGTCTCGTTTAAAAGCGATTTCTATGCTTTAGGACATTTTTTACTATTTTTACTTTATTCCTCCTATGAACCTACTTCAAATAAAAAGCGAACATGGGAAGAAGAACTAAACATATCAGTAGATGGGGCAAGGATTATACGCAAATTACTTCAAATAGAGCCTCCATATGAATATATCGATGAAGTGATTAGATCAGTTGAAACATACATAAAAGCTAATGAGGTGCTTTAG
- a CDS encoding sporulation protein, with translation MSLFNKILASIGIGSVKVDTKLSDSMIRIGEDVEGIVEVIGGNVDQAIEEIYLTVNTNFEKEEDDRVIHKQAVIATVKLNEPFVMMPGETKTIPFKFQLPIDTPISAGSSKVWIQTGIDIRGSLDPSDRDIVTVLPHPYMEEIVEVLTELGFKQRKVKNEAASYKLRRRLPFIQEFEFIPVSGEYVGDFDEIEVVFFPVNNTKLEVVLEVDRRAKGIAGFLSEALDMDESILKLTISESDIPYLKQIFAKILDNHR, from the coding sequence ATGTCACTATTTAATAAAATTTTAGCGAGTATAGGGATAGGTTCAGTTAAGGTTGATACAAAGCTATCAGATAGCATGATTAGGATAGGTGAAGATGTAGAAGGAATTGTAGAAGTAATTGGTGGTAATGTAGATCAGGCTATTGAAGAAATTTATTTAACAGTAAATACAAATTTTGAAAAAGAAGAAGATGACCGAGTGATTCATAAACAAGCCGTTATAGCCACAGTGAAATTAAACGAGCCGTTTGTCATGATGCCAGGTGAAACAAAAACCATTCCGTTTAAGTTTCAGCTTCCAATTGACACACCGATATCAGCTGGCTCCTCAAAAGTTTGGATTCAAACCGGGATTGATATAAGAGGTTCGCTCGATCCGTCAGATCGGGATATTGTAACTGTTCTCCCGCATCCTTATATGGAAGAGATAGTAGAAGTACTTACTGAATTAGGCTTTAAACAAAGAAAAGTGAAAAATGAGGCAGCCTCCTATAAACTTCGTAGAAGGTTACCATTTATTCAAGAGTTTGAATTTATTCCTGTCTCAGGAGAGTACGTGGGGGATTTTGACGAAATTGAAGTTGTTTTTTTCCCAGTAAACAATACGAAACTAGAAGTTGTCTTAGAAGTTGACCGAAGAGCAAAAGGGATTGCTGGCTTTTTATCAGAAGCTTTAGATATGGATGAATCTATTTTAAAACTTACCATATCTGAATCTGACATCCCTTACCTAAAGCAAATATTTGCAAAGATATTGGATAATCATAGATAA
- a CDS encoding CapA family protein translates to MEEKTYSSLVSRVDKSKKKKRRLKKSVNRLLSFVLFLIILGLTPLLINITKESVSTSSSHPSKEVTLVDKTNPIVKDSLTTTIKVSAAGDFTLGRDESYPFEGSFDEEAMNNGYGYFVEGIEKLFKEDDFTSVNLETTLTTATEKAEKTFRFKGDPSYAQILNMAGIDAVNLANNHMFDYLQEGYEDTKHALKLQQIGYFGYENTYMTTVKGIKIGALGYEGWQDSEELRRKIKGEMNSLREQGAQIVIIHFHWGEEKQYVPNESQKSLARFSVDHGADLIIGHHPHVIQGIEEYKEKFIVYSLGNFMFGGNKNPTDKDTFVFQQTFYIENGYLTNKKDINVLPFSISSVTHRNNYQPVPLVDQENERVKNKIIQYSNHIDGASWVAYE, encoded by the coding sequence ATGGAAGAAAAAACGTATAGTAGTCTGGTAAGTAGAGTGGATAAATCAAAGAAGAAAAAGAGGCGTTTGAAGAAATCGGTTAACCGTCTTTTGTCATTTGTTCTATTTCTTATCATCTTGGGATTAACTCCCTTGCTAATCAATATAACAAAAGAATCAGTTTCTACTAGTAGTAGTCACCCTTCAAAAGAAGTAACTTTAGTAGATAAGACAAACCCAATAGTAAAAGACAGTTTGACGACAACGATTAAAGTGAGTGCAGCAGGTGATTTTACATTAGGGAGAGATGAGAGCTATCCATTTGAAGGATCATTTGATGAAGAAGCAATGAATAATGGTTATGGTTACTTTGTAGAAGGGATAGAAAAGCTATTTAAAGAGGATGATTTTACGTCTGTAAATTTGGAAACAACGCTGACTACCGCTACTGAAAAGGCGGAAAAAACATTTCGTTTTAAAGGAGATCCTTCTTATGCTCAAATTCTAAATATGGCAGGTATTGATGCTGTTAATTTAGCAAATAATCATATGTTTGATTATTTACAAGAAGGCTATGAAGATACTAAGCATGCATTGAAATTACAACAGATCGGCTATTTTGGTTATGAAAATACTTATATGACAACAGTGAAAGGTATAAAAATTGGAGCACTTGGGTATGAAGGTTGGCAAGATAGTGAAGAACTTAGGAGAAAGATAAAAGGCGAGATGAATAGTTTAAGAGAACAAGGTGCTCAAATCGTCATCATCCATTTTCATTGGGGGGAAGAAAAACAATATGTACCCAATGAAAGTCAAAAATCGCTTGCAAGGTTCTCAGTTGATCATGGAGCAGATTTAATTATAGGACACCATCCACATGTCATTCAGGGAATTGAAGAGTATAAAGAGAAGTTTATTGTGTATAGCTTAGGAAACTTTATGTTTGGAGGGAACAAGAATCCTACTGATAAGGATACATTTGTTTTTCAACAAACGTTTTATATAGAGAATGGGTATTTAACAAATAAGAAAGACATTAATGTATTGCCTTTCTCAATATCATCAGTTACTCATCGAAATAACTATCAACCAGTACCTTTAGTTGATCAAGAAAATGAACGAGTAAAAAATAAAATCATTCAATATTCTAACCATATTGATGGTGCAAGTTGGGTTGCTTATGAGTGA
- the dat gene encoding D-amino-acid transaminase produces the protein MDMIIYNNSIFERDSINIDLEDRGYQFGDGVYEVIRVYNGKLFTAEEHLKRFIKSANEIKINVPYQVGEMQEKINELIHTTSLSTGIVYLQLTRGVSKRNHAFPSPPCEPVYIAYTKELALPIVPMKSGVTTITVEDIRWLRCDIKSLNLLPNILAKQEAVDSNSFEAIQHRGTIVTEGSSSNVWMIKNQVLYTHPANHYILNGITRQVLLSICKKTGFVVEEKPFTIEDMVKADEVFLTGTTTEVMPVIQINKQRIGNGDPGTLTRQLQQLFTSEIEKQCGNLSKSFD, from the coding sequence ATGGATATGATAATTTATAATAATTCAATTTTCGAAAGAGATTCAATAAACATTGACCTGGAGGATCGAGGCTATCAATTTGGTGATGGTGTATACGAGGTCATTAGAGTGTACAACGGAAAATTATTTACTGCGGAAGAACACCTAAAAAGATTCATAAAAAGTGCAAATGAGATTAAAATTAACGTTCCTTATCAAGTAGGTGAAATGCAAGAAAAAATAAATGAGCTAATTCATACTACATCTTTATCAACGGGAATCGTTTACCTCCAACTAACAAGAGGAGTTTCAAAAAGAAATCACGCTTTTCCATCACCTCCTTGTGAACCAGTTTATATTGCTTACACTAAAGAGCTTGCATTACCAATAGTTCCAATGAAGTCAGGCGTTACTACCATTACAGTAGAAGACATTCGCTGGCTACGTTGTGATATTAAAAGTCTAAACCTGCTGCCAAATATTCTTGCTAAACAAGAAGCTGTTGATTCTAATAGCTTTGAGGCTATTCAACATAGAGGTACAATAGTAACTGAAGGAAGTTCTTCGAACGTATGGATGATTAAAAATCAGGTATTGTATACGCATCCTGCTAATCATTACATCTTAAATGGAATTACAAGACAAGTTCTTTTATCGATTTGTAAAAAAACGGGGTTTGTTGTAGAAGAAAAACCATTTACAATCGAAGACATGGTGAAAGCCGATGAGGTATTTCTAACAGGAACTACTACAGAGGTTATGCCAGTTATCCAAATTAACAAGCAAAGAATTGGAAACGGTGATCCTGGTACTCTCACACGTCAATTACAACAACTTTTTACTTCTGAAATTGAAAAGCAATGCGGGAATCTATCTAAATCATTCGATTAA
- a CDS encoding hemolysin family protein has protein sequence MTITINIVLIIILIALTGFFVATEFAIVKVRSSKIEQFIVEERKGALAAKKVVSHLDEYLSACQLGITVTALGLGWLGEPTVEKIIHPLFETFQLNESLSHLLTFGLAFAIVTFLHVVIGELAPKTIAIQKAELITLTFAMPIMWFYKIMYPFIWFLNGSARLFVRLFGIKTASDHEIAHSEEELRILLSESFESGEINQNELDYVNNIFEFDERIAKEVMVPRTEIVSLSLENSFDEVLEIIAAEKYTRYPVVVNGDRDHIIGFINIKELLTRVVITKEITNHNILEPFINPVIRVIETMAIHELLVKMQKERTHIAILIDEYGGTSGLVTVEDILEEIVGEIQDEFDEDEIPEIQKTGENRYIIDAKMLIHDVNQLLGTDLEEQEIDTIGGWFLTRNFEAEKGSEVESAGYLFKVHDSRGRQISYLEVKKVE, from the coding sequence TTGACAATAACGATAAATATAGTCCTAATTATCATTCTTATTGCGTTGACAGGTTTTTTTGTCGCTACAGAATTTGCTATCGTAAAAGTAAGATCTTCAAAAATTGAGCAGTTTATAGTAGAGGAAAGAAAGGGAGCCCTTGCAGCAAAGAAAGTTGTATCACACCTAGATGAATATCTATCAGCTTGTCAACTTGGAATAACCGTTACTGCATTAGGATTGGGGTGGTTAGGTGAACCAACTGTTGAAAAAATTATTCATCCCTTATTTGAGACATTTCAATTGAATGAATCACTTTCGCATCTTTTAACATTTGGATTGGCTTTTGCTATAGTTACGTTTTTGCATGTTGTTATTGGAGAGCTGGCACCAAAAACAATTGCGATTCAGAAAGCGGAATTGATTACCTTAACTTTTGCCATGCCTATCATGTGGTTTTACAAAATAATGTATCCTTTCATCTGGTTTTTAAATGGATCTGCAAGGCTATTCGTTCGACTTTTTGGTATTAAAACAGCTTCTGACCATGAAATTGCCCATTCAGAGGAAGAATTGAGAATTTTATTATCTGAAAGCTTTGAAAGTGGAGAAATTAACCAAAATGAGTTAGATTATGTAAATAATATATTTGAATTTGATGAAAGAATTGCAAAAGAAGTAATGGTTCCTAGAACGGAAATTGTTAGTTTGTCGTTAGAAAATTCCTTTGATGAAGTATTGGAAATTATTGCTGCTGAAAAGTACACAAGGTATCCTGTTGTCGTTAATGGTGATAGAGACCATATTATAGGATTTATTAATATTAAAGAGCTGTTAACTCGTGTTGTCATAACGAAGGAAATTACTAATCATAATATACTCGAACCTTTTATTAATCCAGTAATAAGAGTAATTGAGACCATGGCCATTCATGAATTGTTAGTTAAAATGCAAAAAGAACGTACACATATTGCTATTTTAATTGATGAGTATGGAGGAACCTCAGGTCTTGTGACAGTTGAAGATATTTTAGAAGAAATTGTTGGTGAAATTCAAGACGAGTTCGATGAAGATGAAATTCCCGAAATACAAAAGACCGGTGAAAATAGATATATAATAGATGCGAAAATGCTGATCCACGATGTGAATCAATTACTAGGTACGGACTTAGAGGAACAAGAAATTGATACCATTGGTGGCTGGTTTTTGACACGTAATTTTGAAGCTGAAAAGGGCTCAGAAGTGGAGTCGGCTGGCTATTTATTTAAAGTTCACGATAGTAGAGGGCGCCAAATTTCATACCTTGAAGTGAAGAAAGTCGAATGA
- a CDS encoding YebC/PmpR family DNA-binding transcriptional regulator: MGRKWNNIKEKKASKDANTSRIYAKFGREIYVVARQGEPDPEANQALKVVLERAKTYNVPKTIIDRAIEKAKGGSEENYDELRYEGFGPNGSMVIVDALTNNVNRTASDVRAAFGKNGGNMGVSGSVSYMFDATAVIGIEGKTADDVLEILMEADVDARDILEEEDSVIVYGEPDQFHAIQEAFKQAGITEFTIAELTMLAQNDVSLPEDTALQFEKLIDALEDLEDVRQVYHNVELV, translated from the coding sequence ATGGGGCGTAAGTGGAATAATATTAAAGAAAAGAAAGCGTCAAAGGATGCTAATACAAGTCGTATCTATGCGAAATTTGGTCGAGAAATATATGTTGTTGCCAGACAGGGAGAACCAGATCCAGAAGCTAACCAAGCATTAAAGGTAGTTCTGGAAAGAGCTAAAACCTATAATGTACCAAAAACAATTATAGATCGTGCTATTGAAAAAGCTAAAGGCGGTTCAGAGGAAAATTACGATGAACTTCGCTATGAAGGGTTTGGACCAAATGGGTCAATGGTTATCGTTGATGCATTAACTAATAATGTAAACCGTACTGCTTCAGATGTACGTGCTGCTTTTGGAAAAAATGGTGGGAATATGGGTGTGAGTGGATCTGTTTCTTACATGTTTGATGCAACTGCAGTAATTGGTATCGAAGGTAAAACTGCTGATGATGTATTAGAAATACTTATGGAAGCAGATGTTGATGCTCGTGATATTCTTGAGGAAGAAGATTCAGTTATCGTTTATGGAGAACCAGATCAATTCCATGCAATTCAAGAAGCGTTTAAACAAGCTGGAATAACAGAATTTACAATTGCTGAACTAACAATGTTAGCTCAAAATGATGTTTCATTACCAGAAGATACAGCTCTACAATTTGAAAAACTAATTGATGCTCTTGAGGATTTAGAGGATGTTAGACAGGTTTATCATAATGTGGAGCTCGTTTGA
- a CDS encoding CBO0543 family protein gives MHIFYGALVLLLSIFKGDWKNWENYYPSMLYIALSTFVYEYIAHSHFHLWDFQKTNFLSIMNIHFIHNLLINPFVAFLFLSNYPKKRMKKILYYAVWSVLFIIGEVICRQTGDIIYSNGWTIWWSALFVITMFPMVRLHHTRKLTALFLSILFCLFYLTVFDYI, from the coding sequence ATGCATATATTTTATGGTGCTTTAGTTTTATTATTATCCATTTTTAAAGGTGATTGGAAGAATTGGGAGAACTATTATCCTTCAATGCTTTACATTGCTTTATCTACATTCGTATACGAATATATTGCTCATAGCCATTTTCATTTATGGGATTTTCAAAAAACAAACTTTTTATCAATTATGAATATACACTTCATACATAATTTATTGATTAATCCATTTGTTGCTTTTTTGTTTTTATCAAATTATCCTAAAAAACGCATGAAGAAGATTTTATATTATGCGGTATGGAGTGTCTTATTTATTATAGGTGAAGTGATTTGTAGACAAACTGGTGATATTATTTATTCCAATGGCTGGACTATTTGGTGGTCTGCTCTATTTGTTATAACCATGTTTCCAATGGTTAGGTTACACCACACGCGTAAATTGACTGCACTATTTCTCTCAATCCTATTTTGTTTATTTTACCTCACTGTCTTTGATTATATTTAA
- a CDS encoding MerR family transcriptional regulator, whose protein sequence is MEYTVKKLGELAGISARTLRYYDEINLLKPKLINTSGYRVYGEVEVNKLQQILFYRELGVSLETINEILHSPKFNELKALKAHQKKLLEKKRELDLLLRNVEKTISVKEGSGTMTDKEKFEGLKRKKVVENEEKFGREIRGKYGDEAVDSSNKRFMDLTKEDYDTAIELEKVLKDTLKKAMEIGDPSNELAQQAAKLHKRWICYYWDNYTVEAHAGLAKMYVEDERFTDYYDQEVSGTAAFLRDAILIYTDQN, encoded by the coding sequence GTGGAATATACAGTAAAAAAACTAGGTGAACTTGCTGGGATTAGTGCAAGAACATTGCGTTACTATGATGAAATAAATCTCTTAAAGCCTAAGCTAATTAATACGTCAGGTTACAGGGTGTATGGAGAAGTAGAAGTAAACAAACTACAACAAATCTTATTTTATCGGGAGTTGGGAGTATCTTTAGAAACCATTAATGAAATTCTCCACTCTCCTAAATTTAATGAACTAAAGGCCTTAAAAGCTCACCAAAAAAAACTTCTTGAGAAAAAAAGGGAGTTAGATCTTTTGCTAAGAAACGTAGAAAAAACAATTTCAGTAAAGGAGGGGAGCGGAACAATGACAGACAAAGAGAAATTTGAAGGATTAAAAAGAAAAAAAGTAGTAGAAAATGAAGAGAAGTTTGGAAGAGAAATAAGAGGGAAATATGGAGATGAAGCCGTTGATTCTTCTAACAAGAGGTTTATGGACTTAACGAAAGAAGACTATGATACAGCGATTGAGTTAGAAAAGGTATTGAAGGATACCTTGAAGAAGGCGATGGAAATTGGTGATCCTTCCAATGAATTAGCTCAACAAGCTGCTAAGCTTCATAAGAGGTGGATTTGTTATTATTGGGACAATTATACAGTGGAAGCACATGCAGGTTTAGCGAAAATGTACGTTGAAGATGAACGCTTTACTGATTATTATGACCAAGAAGTTTCAGGAACTGCCGCATTTTTAAGAGATGCTATTTTGATCTACACAGATCAGAATTAA
- a CDS encoding phosphatase PAP2 family protein: MIAIILILVIVFIGCAVMYPIPFFYEWDVKTTLFFEDHRTPFLTEFFLFITDLGSIKYILPICIIFTIFFLYKRMVIEATLLMIMFFSVRYLNILLKNIFVRNRPNFDAVYEAVHYSFPSGHAMNSIATYGFLFILLTLSINVSRAWRGLSIVIVCIFIGLIGMSRIYLGVHYVTDIVAGFCAGGIWLLIFQAVSRKIPSFRQK; this comes from the coding sequence GTGATTGCCATCATTCTAATTCTAGTGATCGTCTTCATTGGATGTGCAGTAATGTATCCTATTCCCTTTTTTTATGAATGGGACGTAAAGACGACGTTATTTTTCGAAGATCATCGTACTCCTTTTTTAACAGAGTTCTTTTTGTTTATTACGGATTTAGGTTCAATTAAATATATTCTCCCGATATGTATCATTTTTACGATATTTTTTCTTTATAAAAGGATGGTTATTGAAGCTACATTACTTATGATTATGTTTTTTAGTGTTCGATATTTAAATATATTGTTAAAGAATATATTTGTTAGAAATCGACCCAACTTTGATGCTGTTTATGAAGCAGTACATTATAGCTTTCCGAGCGGTCACGCTATGAATTCAATTGCCACATATGGTTTCCTATTTATCCTTCTTACATTGTCCATAAATGTAAGTAGAGCATGGAGAGGATTAAGCATTGTGATAGTTTGCATTTTTATTGGCCTAATTGGGATGAGTAGAATTTATCTTGGAGTTCATTACGTAACAGATATTGTAGCAGGGTTTTGTGCTGGAGGGATATGGTTACTCATATTTCAAGCCGTATCAAGAAAAATTCCTTCTTTTCGACAAAAATAG
- a CDS encoding YodL domain-containing protein gives MVYSLLNKSRTYTFDITVFQTPFYGSTRGYKEVYRLDVEGNSHEIVIQKVFRMFNVVDCIPNDYKGRFMSTGDILLIDQGRHGQYYYKLTSGGWEKINRIQVK, from the coding sequence TTGGTTTATTCTTTACTTAATAAAAGCAGAACCTATACATTTGATATTACTGTATTCCAAACACCTTTTTATGGATCAACAAGAGGTTATAAGGAAGTGTACCGGTTAGATGTGGAAGGGAACTCTCATGAGATAGTCATTCAAAAAGTATTTCGAATGTTTAATGTGGTTGACTGTATTCCCAATGATTATAAAGGTCGTTTCATGAGTACAGGGGATATTCTGTTAATCGATCAAGGTAGGCATGGACAATATTACTATAAGCTTACATCAGGTGGTTGGGAAAAAATTAATAGAATACAGGTAAAGTGA
- the deoD gene encoding purine-nucleoside phosphorylase has product MSVHIGAKENQIAETVLLPGDPLRAKYIAETFLEDVICYNEVRGMLGFTGTYKGERISVQGTGMGVPSISIYINELMNSYNVQQLIRVGTCGAIQKDVKVRDVILAMSASTDSQMNRLTFGGVDYAPTANFELLKKAYDTGIEQGLNLKVGNIFTADMFYNDNAELEKWAQYGILAIEMESSALYTLAAKYGRKALSVLTVSDHILTGEETTSEERQTTFNDMIVVALDAAIKKA; this is encoded by the coding sequence ATGAGTGTACATATTGGTGCGAAAGAGAATCAAATTGCAGAAACTGTGCTTTTACCAGGGGATCCGTTACGAGCGAAATACATCGCAGAGACATTTTTAGAAGATGTTATTTGTTACAATGAAGTTCGAGGAATGTTAGGGTTCACAGGAACTTATAAAGGGGAAAGAATTTCGGTACAAGGGACAGGAATGGGGGTTCCTTCTATATCCATTTACATAAACGAATTAATGAATAGCTATAATGTTCAGCAATTAATCAGAGTAGGTACTTGTGGAGCGATACAAAAGGATGTGAAAGTAAGAGACGTTATCTTGGCGATGAGCGCCTCTACTGACTCACAAATGAATCGTTTAACTTTCGGTGGTGTTGATTATGCACCAACAGCTAATTTTGAATTGTTGAAAAAAGCATATGATACAGGAATTGAACAGGGGCTAAATTTAAAGGTGGGGAATATTTTTACTGCTGACATGTTCTATAACGATAATGCTGAGCTCGAGAAGTGGGCACAATATGGAATATTAGCAATTGAAATGGAATCCTCAGCTCTATACACACTTGCAGCAAAATATGGTCGTAAAGCACTATCAGTATTAACTGTGAGTGATCATATCTTAACTGGAGAAGAAACAACTTCCGAAGAAAGACAGACTACATTTAACGATATGATTGTAGTTGCTTTAGATGCTGCAATTAAAAAAGCATAA
- a CDS encoding M15 family metallopeptidase produces MSYYVKVSFLCAIVISLSACDNVSLPNGLSLKHHNQDSQQEIHENDLETTLEENHMETEHAEVEIDPEFLLESEYFNRVQPVDNLNIIENPTNVLAMVNKDYSLPSTYKPEDLVIPNVEFSFGEAEVEKRYLREEAAHALEELFSLAKKDQIELFAVSGYRSYSRQQGIFNSEKEAKGEVEAMQAVALAGQSEHQTGLAMDVTSRSVNLEITEEFGQTEEGMWVEENAHLAGFIVRYPKGKEEITGYQYEPWHLRYVGKEKATTMFEHQLTLEEYFNRVKKI; encoded by the coding sequence ATGTCATATTATGTAAAGGTTAGTTTTTTATGTGCTATAGTTATTAGTTTATCAGCATGTGATAATGTTTCATTGCCAAATGGACTCTCATTAAAACATCATAATCAAGATAGCCAACAGGAGATTCACGAAAATGATTTAGAGACAACTCTAGAAGAAAATCATATGGAGACGGAGCATGCTGAAGTTGAGATTGATCCTGAGTTTCTATTAGAGTCTGAATACTTTAACCGCGTACAACCAGTTGATAACCTTAATATTATAGAAAATCCTACGAATGTTTTAGCGATGGTAAATAAAGATTACTCTCTGCCAAGCACCTATAAACCTGAAGATTTAGTTATTCCTAATGTTGAATTTTCTTTTGGGGAAGCAGAGGTTGAGAAAAGATATTTAAGGGAAGAAGCTGCTCATGCATTAGAGGAACTTTTTTCCCTAGCTAAAAAAGATCAAATAGAATTGTTCGCTGTATCTGGCTATCGGTCTTACTCAAGACAACAAGGTATTTTTAATAGTGAAAAAGAAGCAAAAGGGGAAGTTGAAGCCATGCAGGCAGTTGCCTTAGCTGGTCAAAGTGAACATCAGACGGGATTGGCGATGGATGTTACTAGTCGTAGTGTTAACCTTGAAATTACTGAAGAATTTGGTCAGACTGAAGAGGGAATGTGGGTGGAAGAAAATGCCCATCTAGCGGGATTTATTGTTCGTTATCCTAAAGGAAAAGAAGAAATAACGGGCTATCAGTATGAACCGTGGCATTTACGGTATGTTGGTAAAGAGAAAGCAACAACGATGTTTGAACATCAATTGACCTTAGAAGAATATTTTAATAGAGTAAAGAAAATATAG
- a CDS encoding mismatch-specific DNA-glycosylase produces the protein MKNMDLLKEDLNILFIGYNPSLDSGRLGHHYANKTNRFWKLLYESGITERLYSPEEDFLLLEQGLGFTNIVSRPTKAAEDITKEEYIEGRKQLIEKVSKYKPKIAFFVGKGVYLHYSKRKKAAWGYQEISIVPGVTDFVAPSSSGLVRLKKEELLSIYSQVKDIENK, from the coding sequence ATGAAGAACATGGATCTACTTAAAGAAGATCTTAACATTTTGTTTATTGGTTATAATCCTAGCCTTGATTCAGGAAGACTAGGACATCATTATGCAAATAAAACAAATCGTTTCTGGAAATTACTTTATGAATCTGGAATAACAGAAAGATTATATTCACCAGAAGAGGATTTTCTTTTATTAGAACAAGGTTTGGGTTTTACGAACATTGTTTCTAGACCTACTAAAGCGGCTGAGGATATCACGAAGGAAGAATACATCGAAGGAAGAAAACAACTTATTGAGAAAGTCAGTAAATATAAACCTAAAATTGCTTTTTTTGTAGGTAAGGGTGTTTATTTACACTATAGTAAGCGGAAAAAAGCAGCTTGGGGATATCAAGAAATAAGCATTGTACCTGGAGTCACGGACTTCGTAGCACCTTCCTCAAGTGGTCTTGTAAGATTAAAAAAAGAAGAATTGCTGTCCATTTATTCACAAGTAAAAGATATAGAAAATAAGTAA